A single Corticium candelabrum chromosome 12, ooCorCand1.1, whole genome shotgun sequence DNA region contains:
- the LOC134187543 gene encoding uncharacterized protein LOC134187543 isoform X2 codes for MRIYDAACNEENAVTVFLRVDVVGRDGAGKTSLTKSITLMKFDQYEPSTRGVIPMSRIIMKEARNWTVPVTSERYRDLYDKNITAVMAEAFNRPEEKDKFLTLARDKKTSTRKQNSKTSVKSSSKLMAIASSTDGQRDEQSDDMSMNGGDNVLEQPVAMRLEEVSNDRQLSESLELNDESAHVSGDVTGEDRETRERSTEMCCSSGSARDNVEAQVESVAGFSSETVVVAVDTDSSEKSETKEIGNVRRRKRRRKKKASKMKTSDKRPSRQSRQTVTSRKKRKRTYQLSSQFSSDVQSSTSTDTQQHQPQSKRRKKSKLKEPRGQSQCSGSAAVSGNSESKANESKDIPEGIKRRVTDYLRNSESLRKAKDEIMVTILDYAGQHVFYTTHQLFLSRAAFYYVVFDASQPLGSQTASVFRKLDGEVVYMGDIADATNYERVEEWISAIHIMEAEPSYFMIFENVGIRSPGIFLVGTHADVLRKEEGKLEKQDEFMKKKLQDTELSEHIIWASKDRMCFYVDNSMTNADSGAVDPQVQLLCQKTEEVARQVAKHDKLPMTWLRFKEELHQLKEDETTRKVVSVDELLQLAQRVGGIKTKEEFMVLLQYLSNRAVVLYHPKALKTAEKEVVLDVEWLMSQLEKVVTIHTAVPSMWKRDMARCAETGIMTQECLDYLLPDLSCRSIIKSLLKYYDLMCPYLGLDANSLEFSSDQQDYVNLKFQSIENEDKSQCQAYFVPCLLQKESSLLSTEIPYSHKTAALILHSGNIRMPKPLFYRLLTRLAKRFRRLPQLFQNVGYFRVYNHHKLEISLDKHSLQMIVCTDHKDPLPAVCALVKDFVVTSVDEAKQQGMPGLKLQLGYMWNNPDHIGTDSEFVSLKGWNDLPETVYVKSLDKEVRLSETLHAWFPANSEFAVPLEPDMYVLPDTHLLHYGKEKSLAQCLPAYTIQSTTPISHLLSDTHVHECLQKVAEVMDKEEDIICDDWRSLWCDLLERPLSEMKMKIQQTANTSPTHFVLKKWIHKSSSATVGKLIERLTAIYRNDVAEILMKYLNEGDCKIRTVTTDNTGRQSSRAFSVYSRDSQMVTLKTAVKDLLVYPFSHGIVEVCNLLDQTERADDWHHLWSHLLDSPVEIKLHRDEKEGFMVLLNQWCSKKSQSEATVKHLIDALKLAGRSDAADVMKQYCKPLDDVLPVPVISGKFKMELTEVKAIKLDLGNGKYVKLLQTFSIMETIGIQGGLLSCSKNEQFIFIPSGALLSDTSIEATVYHVVDSVGLDRAEFVTSLLEVAPHELRFEKPIEILMSHHLFIDGDSSKVEVLYHSGASADDSVTSSCQLTSVNESCLVNDMTMTLWEDFVHIETSYFCRFDLRCEGTSFIKVWASLHTSKTPNPDQFCVKLFLTKCRPKPHDEIFKDVEVTGCELECRYCTQLTLTCEEKEDLQVTVEIPPSTKGWRAKGNSNLHQAIQYKKIQNLVVQDRPYISTDFGFDKTLDDDVTDFAPVFVLNGIQCILSPSSTFRQTSDTVSTVSQENSIANMTKASDVQHQRSVRASQSQQSKETVTHSSDGKLSLPDHGSVNGSSTASTLQVGNGFSCSSQVSHSEGVADVEREEHHVTNSNLSVASSAAKQDVEEPSLSLSDLKQNRHPKGLDRIVTKCDIQFISGYEKVAKMSLQLGWLMFQRDDYSLMDVRNTLMKDVLDQPDCTKVTHVIEEWRRCKQYEATVRALIDICCQHTIGCDRQYMESTLNSLPQLHYSSSELNLSNRQHCKVSNKDLVEVASAVSGNWGQFSARLDPDLFTVLERKKIRQSHSEPFDQSHAMLEKWSDKLDKKATNGLVVEVLLKNNMQAQANKIFGEHLVKYVESNRSD; via the exons ATGCGTATCTATGATGCCGCATGCAATGAAGAAAATGCAGTGACTGTATTTTTGCGTGTTGATGTTGTCGGTCGTGATGGTGCTGGAAAGACAAGTTTGACAAAGTCGATCACTCTCATGAAGTTTGACCAGTATGAGCCGAGCACAAGAGGTGTCATTCCAATGAGTCGCATTATCATGAAAGAAGCACGTAACTGGACTGTTCCTGTCACCAGTGAACGTTACAGAGATCTGTACGACAAGAACATCACGGCAGTTATGGCAGAGGCTTTTAATAGACCAGAAGAAAAAGATAAGTTTTTGACATTGGCAAGAGACAAGAAGACGAGCACAAGGAAACAAAATAGTAAGACATCAGTGAAGTCCAGTTCAAAGCTGATGGCAATAGCAAGTTCCACTGATGGGCAAAGAGACGAGCAATCAGATGATATGTCAATGAACGGTGGTGACAACGTACTTGAGCAGCCTGTTGCTATGAGGTTAGAAGAGGTCAGTAATGACCGACAACTTTCAGAATCTTTGGAGTTAAATGATGAGAGTGCACATGTGAGTGGTGATGTAACTGGtgaagacagagagacaagagaACGATCAACAGAGATGTGTTGTAGTTCAGGTAGTGCAAGAGACAATGTTGAAGCACAAGTAGAATCAGTAGCAGGTTTTAGTTCAGAGACTGTAGTAGTAGCCGTTGATACTGATAGTTCAGAAAAGAGTGAAACAAAGGAAATAGGAAATGTacgaagaagaaaaagaagaaggaagaagaaAGCAAGTAAGATGAAGACATCTGATAAACGACCATCACGACAATCTCGTCAGACGGTGACgagcagaaagaagagaaagagaacTTATCAACTAAGTTCACAATTCTCCTCAGATGTGCAGTCTTCGACATCTACAGATACACAGCAACATCAGCCACAATCAAAACGAAGGAAGAAATCTAAATTGAAAGAGCCACGTGGTCAGTCACAGTGTTCAGGCTCGGCAGCAGTTTCTGGTAATAGTGAGAGCAAGGCTAATGAGTCAAAGGATATACCCGAAGGCATCAAAAGAAGAGTGACCGACTATCTGAGAAATAGTGAATCTCTTCGGAAGGCCAAAGATGAAATCATGGTCACCATTTTAGATTATGCCGGTCAGCATGTGTTTTACACAACACATCAGCTTTTCCTCTCTCGAGCTGCTTTCTACTATGTGGTGTTTGATGCTTCTCAACCATTGGGTAGCCAGACGGCATCGGTATTTCGTAAACTTGATGGCGAAGTAGTTTACATGGGTGACATAGCTGATGCTACAAACTACGAACGAGTTGAAGAATGGATATCAGCCATTCACATTATGGAAGCGGAGCCGTCATATTTCATGATATTTGAGAATGTAGGCATACGATCACCTGGAATCTTCCTTGTTGGTACACACGCTGATGTACTAAGAAAAGAGGAAGGGAAGTTGGAGAAGCAAGACGAATTCATGAAGAAGAAACTGCAAGACACAGAGCTGTCAGAGCACATCATATGGGCATCTAAAGACAGAATGTGTTTCTATGTCGATAACTCGATGACGAATGCAGACAGTGGTGCTGTAGATCCACAAGTACAGTTGCTGTGTCAAAAGACAGAAGAGGTAGCACGTCAGGTGGCAAAACACGACAAGCTTCCAATGACGTGGCTTCGATTTAAAGAAGAGCTTCACCAGTTGAAAGAAGATGAGACGACAAGAAAGGTCGTGTCTGTAGACGAGTTGCTGCAACTTGCCCAAAGAGTTGGCGGTATCAAGACCAAAGAAGAGTTCATGGTATTGCTGCAGTATCTGAGCAATCGTGCTGTTGTTCTTTATCATCCAAAAGCTTTAAAGACTGCAGAGAAAGAAGTCGTTCTAGATGTTGAGTGGCTGATGTCTCAACTAGAAAAGGTGGTGACCATTCACACAGCTGTTCCCTCGATGTGGAAGAGGGATATGGCACGTTGTGCAGAGACAGGTATCATGACACAAGAATGTCTCGACTACTTGTTACCAGACTTGTCGTGTCGTAGCATCATCAAGTCACTTCTGAAGTATTATGACTTGATGTGTCCATATCTTGGACTGGATGCCAACAGTTTGGAATTTTCCAGTGATCAACAGGATTACGTCAACTTGAAATTCCAGTCTATTGAAAATGAAGACAAGTCACAGTGTCAAGCATATTTTGTGCCTTGCTTACTACAGAAAGAGTCTTCACTGTTATCTACAGAGATACCCTACAGTCATAAGACTGCTGCTCTTATTTTACATTCTGGTAATATTCGTATGCCTAAGCCTTTATTCTACCGTCTACTCACTCGATTGGCAAAACGATTTCGTCGTTTGCCACAATTGTTTCAGAATGTTGGCTACTTCAGGGTTTATAACCACCACAAGCTGGAGATTTCATTAGACAAGCACAGTTTGCAGATGATTGTCTGTACTGACCACAAGGATCCTCTTCCAGCAGTATGTGCTCTTGTCAAAGATTTTGTTGTCACTTCAGTTGATGAAGCTAAACAACAAGGCATGCCAGGATTAAAGCTGCAACTAGGTTACATGTGGAACAATCCAGATCACATTGGAACTGATTCTGAATTTGTGTCTCTGAAAGGATGGAATGATTTACCAGAAACCGTGTATGTTAAATCACTGGACAAGGAAGTCAGACTTTCAGAAACCTTACATGCTTGGTTTCCTGCAAACAGTGAG TTTGCTGTCCCTTTGGAGCCTGACATGTATGTGTTACCTGATACACACTTGCTACATTATGGGAAGGAAAAGAGTTTAGCTCAGTGTCTTCCAGCATACACAA TACAGTCAACCACTCCAATTTCTCATCTTCTGAGTGACACTCATGTTCATGAATGCCTTCAAAAGGTAGCTGAAGTTATGGATAAAGAAGAGGACATAATATGTGACGACTGGAGGAGTTTGTGGTGTGACCTACTTGAACGACCTTTAAGTgaaatgaagatgaagattCAACAAACTGCAAATACCAGTCCAACTCACTTTGTTCTGAAGAAATGGATACACAAGTCATCATCAGCAACTGTCGGCAAACTCATTGAACGACTTACTGCTATTTATCGAAATGATGTGGCAGAAATTCTGATGAAATACTTAAAT GAAGGAGACTGTAAGATAAGGACAGTCACTACAG ACAATACAGGTAGACAGTCTTCCAGGGCATTTTCTGTTTACTCGAGAGATAGCCAGATGG TGACTCTAAAAACTGCAGTTAAAGATCTTCTAGTTTATCCTTTCAGTCATGGTATTGTTGAAGTATGCAACCTTCTAGATCAAACTGAGAGGGCAGATGACTGGCATCATCTCTGGTCACACTTACTAGACAGTCCAGTTGAGATAAAACTTCATAGAGATGAGAAAGAAGGCTTTATGGTTTTATTGAATCAGTGGTGCAGCAAGAAATCACAGTCTGAAGCAACTGTTAAGCATCTAATTGATGCACTGAAGTTAGCTGGCAGAAGTGATGCTGCTGACGTCATGAAACAGTACTGCAAG CCTTTGGATGACGTACTACCTGTTCCTGTCATTTCTGGTAAATTCAAAATGGAGTTGACTGAAGTCAAAGCAATAAAATTAGATCTTGGTAATGGCAAGTATGTCAAACTACTTCAGACATTTTCTATCATGGAAACAATCGGAATTCAAGGTGGCCTTCTGAGCTGCTCAAAAAATGAGCAGTTCATTTTTATTCCTTCGGGTGCACTTCTGTCAGACACAAGCATTGAAGCTACAGTTTACCATGTTGTTGACTCAGTTGGATTGGATAGAGCAGAATTTGTAACAAGCTTGTTGGAGGTCGCTCCACATGAACTGAGGTTTGAGAAACCTATTGAAATTTTGATGTCTCATCATCTGTTTATTGATGGTGACAGCAGTAAAGTTGAAGTTCTATACCACAGTGGTGCATCAGCAGATGATAGTGTTACATCTTCTTGTCAGCTGACATCAGTTAACGAGTCTTGCCTGGTCAATGACATGACAATGACTCTTTGGGAAGATTTTGTTCACATTGAAACTTCCTATTTTTGTAGGTTTGATTTGCGCTGTGAAGGCACCTCTTTTATTAAAGTTTGGGCATCACTGCATACATCGAAGACCCCAAATCCAGACCAATTTTGTGTTAAACTATTTCTTACAAAATGTCGACCCAAGCCTCATGATGAGATCTTTAAAGATGTAGAAGTGACCGGCTGTGAATTAGAATGCAGATATTGCACACAGCTGACGTTAACTTGTGAAGAAAAAGAAGATTTACAAGTGACTGTTGAGATCCCCCCAAGCACAAAAGGATGGAGAGCAAAGGGGAATTCCAATCTGCATCAGGCCATTCAGTataaaaaaattcaaaatttggTTGTCCAGGATAGGCCGTATATTAGCACCGACTTTGGTTTTGATAAAACGTTGGATGATGATGTAACCGATTTTGCTCCAGTTTTTGTGTTGAATGGTATTCAATGTATTCTTTCTCCATCATCTACTTTTCGACAAACATCTGACACTGTCTCAACTGTTAGTCAAGAAAACAGCATTGCAA ACATGACCAAGGCAAGTGATGTGCAGCATCAAAGATCGGTGCGTGCCAGCCAGTCACAACAGTCTAAAGAAACTGTTACACACAGTTCTGATGGCAAATTGAGCTTACCAGACCATGGCAGTGTTAATGGCAGTTCTACAG CTTCAACTCTTCAGGTTGGAAACGGATTTTCCTGCAGCAGTCAGGTGTCCCATAGTGAAGGTGTCGCGGATGTGGAAAGGGAGGAACATCATGTTACTAACAGCAATTTATCTGTTGCAAGTTCTGCTGCCAAACAAGATGTTGAAGAACCTTCATTAAGTCTATCTGACTTGAAACAGAACCGCCACCCTAAGGGCTTAGATAGAATTGTTACAAAGTGTGATATACAATTTATTTCTGGATATGAGAAAGTGGCTAAGATGTCGCTGCAACTAGGGTGGCTGATGTTTCAACGTGATGACTATTCACTTATGGATGTTAGAAACACTCTTATGAAGGATGTTCTAGATCAACCAGATTGCACGAAAGTCACTCATGTGATTGAAGAGTGGCGTCGATGTAAACAATATGAGGCAACTGTTAGAGCATTGATAGACATCTGTTGTCAGCACACTATTGGCTGTGACAGGCAGTATATGGAATCTACACTCAACTCACTTCCTCAACTTCATTATTCTTCCTCTG AACTCAATCtgtcaaacagacaacattgTAAAGTGAGCAACAAGGATCTCGTTGAAGTAGCAAGTGCAGTGAGTGGAAATTGGGGACAATTCTCTGCCCGGCTTGATCCAGATCTGTTTACTGTTTTggagagaaagaaaattaGACAGTCACACAGTGAACCTTTCGATCAATCTCATGCAATGTTAGAGAAATGGTCAGACAAGTTGGACAAGAAAGCTACTAATGGGTTGGTGGTAGAGGTTTTGTTGAAGAACAACATGCAAGCACAAGCCAACAAAATATTTGGGGAACATCTTGTAAAATACGTGGAAAGCAATCGCTCTGACTAG